One window from the genome of Actinoplanes teichomyceticus ATCC 31121 encodes:
- a CDS encoding TetR/AcrR family transcriptional regulator, whose translation MTTPPRVDGRTARSERTRNAIVDAHLQLIADGDLRPTADRIAKLAGVSLRALWSHFADMEALMAASGQRVLAQRDASYRPIPPDLPLPERIERFCAQRARLLEEIGPAARASALKEPFSDALQRYRRLHVARVRDELTSTFGEEIGSDEDLLNALTAISLWPAWSTWREAMDLPVEAAQAALARGVHALLHGSD comes from the coding sequence GTGACCACACCGCCACGCGTGGACGGCCGCACCGCCCGGTCCGAGCGGACCCGCAACGCGATCGTCGACGCCCACCTCCAGCTGATCGCCGACGGCGACCTGCGCCCCACCGCGGACCGGATCGCCAAGCTGGCCGGCGTCTCGCTGCGCGCGCTGTGGAGCCACTTCGCCGACATGGAGGCGCTGATGGCGGCCAGTGGGCAGCGGGTGCTGGCGCAGCGCGACGCGTCGTACCGGCCGATCCCGCCGGACCTCCCGCTGCCGGAGCGGATCGAGCGGTTCTGCGCGCAGCGGGCCCGCCTGCTGGAGGAGATCGGGCCGGCGGCGCGGGCGTCCGCCCTGAAGGAGCCGTTCTCCGACGCGCTGCAGCGCTACCGGCGACTCCACGTCGCCCGGGTACGGGACGAGCTGACCAGCACCTTCGGCGAGGAGATCGGGTCGGACGAGGACCTGCTGAACGCGCTGACCGCGATCAGCCTGTGGCCGGCCTGGTCGACCTGGCGCGAGGCGATGGACCTGCCGGTGGAGGCGGCGCAGGCCGCCCTGGCACGCGGCGTGCACGCCCTGCTGCACGGCTCGGACTGA
- a CDS encoding alcohol dehydrogenase catalytic domain-containing protein, with amino-acid sequence MSHYIPALVVRSAGVPAGVEQLRLPEVGPGQVRVRIRAAGVCHSDLSMVNGTLRPPHPLVLGHEAAGEVVEVGEHVTRAAVGDHVVLNWQPPCRSCWFCEHGQPWLCATSSGVAALENGMTLDGAPVHVCLGLGAFAEQVVAPESAVIVVPRELDFALAALLGCAVLTGSGAVRNTARVQPGESVLVIGLGGVGLSVVAAARAAGAGQVIAVDVSEAKKGLAEAAGATEFVVSSDALSRDVRERTGGRGADHAVECVGRASTIRAAWRATRRGGQVTVVGMGAADDMVQIGALDVFSSARTLRASVYGQADPDLEVPALAREVLDGRLSLDHLITDRIRLADVPAAFERMARGEGARSVVQL; translated from the coding sequence ATGAGCCACTACATTCCCGCTCTGGTGGTCCGCTCGGCCGGTGTCCCGGCCGGCGTCGAGCAACTGCGCCTGCCCGAGGTCGGTCCCGGCCAGGTGCGGGTCCGGATCCGGGCGGCCGGTGTCTGCCACTCCGACCTGTCGATGGTCAACGGGACGCTACGGCCGCCGCACCCCCTGGTGCTCGGGCACGAGGCCGCCGGTGAGGTGGTCGAGGTCGGCGAGCACGTCACCCGGGCCGCGGTCGGCGACCACGTGGTGCTCAACTGGCAGCCGCCGTGCCGCTCGTGCTGGTTCTGCGAGCACGGGCAGCCGTGGCTGTGCGCCACCTCGTCCGGGGTGGCCGCGCTGGAGAACGGCATGACCCTGGACGGCGCCCCGGTGCACGTGTGTCTCGGGCTGGGCGCCTTCGCCGAGCAGGTCGTGGCGCCGGAGAGCGCGGTCATCGTGGTCCCCCGGGAACTCGACTTCGCCCTGGCCGCGCTGCTCGGCTGCGCGGTGCTGACCGGCTCGGGCGCGGTGCGCAACACCGCCAGGGTGCAGCCGGGCGAGTCGGTGCTGGTGATCGGTCTCGGCGGGGTCGGGTTGTCGGTGGTCGCGGCGGCCCGGGCGGCCGGCGCCGGGCAGGTCATCGCGGTGGACGTCAGCGAGGCGAAGAAGGGGCTGGCCGAGGCGGCCGGCGCGACCGAGTTCGTGGTGTCCTCCGACGCGCTCTCCAGGGACGTGCGGGAACGCACCGGCGGGCGCGGCGCGGACCACGCCGTCGAGTGCGTCGGCCGGGCGTCGACGATCCGCGCGGCGTGGCGGGCCACCCGGCGCGGCGGCCAGGTCACCGTGGTGGGGATGGGCGCGGCCGACGACATGGTGCAGATCGGCGCGCTGGACGTCTTCTCGTCGGCGCGCACGCTGCGGGCGTCGGTGTACGGCCAGGCCGACCCGGACCTGGAGGTGCCGGCCCTGGCCCGCGAGGTGCTCGACGGCCGGCTGTCGCTGGACCACCTGATCACCGACCGGATCCGGCTGGCCGACGTGCCGGCCGCCTTCGAGCGGATGGCCCGCGGCGAGGGGGCCCGCTCGGTGGTCCAGCTCTGA
- a CDS encoding SDR family oxidoreductase, translating into MADQVAIVTGASRGIGFAVAQRFVAQGARVAITGRDADALAAAVRELGGPDVALGIAGKGDDPAHRAAVIDAVGERFGPVTTLVNNIGINPAYGPLATLDLNAARKMAEVNLIGTLGWVQEALRGGLADAGGSIVNISSVSGVRPAPGIAFYGTTKAALIHLTEELAVELAPRVRVNAVAPAVVKTRFATALYEGREEQVAATYPLQRLGTTDDVAGAVAFLCSADAAWITGQTIVIDGGVTLTGAVQ; encoded by the coding sequence ATGGCGGATCAGGTGGCGATCGTGACCGGAGCCAGTCGCGGCATCGGATTCGCCGTCGCGCAACGCTTCGTCGCCCAGGGCGCGCGGGTGGCGATCACCGGGCGGGACGCGGACGCGCTGGCGGCCGCGGTGCGCGAGCTGGGCGGCCCGGACGTGGCCCTGGGGATCGCCGGCAAGGGCGACGACCCGGCACACCGGGCGGCCGTGATCGACGCGGTGGGCGAGCGGTTCGGGCCGGTCACCACGCTGGTCAACAACATCGGGATCAACCCGGCGTACGGGCCGCTGGCCACCCTGGACCTGAACGCCGCCCGCAAGATGGCCGAGGTCAACCTGATCGGCACGCTCGGCTGGGTGCAGGAGGCGCTGCGCGGCGGGCTGGCCGACGCCGGCGGCTCGATCGTGAACATCTCCTCGGTGTCCGGCGTGCGACCGGCGCCCGGCATCGCGTTCTACGGCACCACCAAGGCCGCGCTGATCCACCTCACCGAGGAGCTCGCCGTCGAGCTGGCGCCGAGGGTCCGAGTCAACGCGGTCGCGCCGGCCGTGGTCAAGACCCGCTTCGCCACCGCTCTGTACGAGGGGCGCGAGGAGCAGGTGGCGGCGACGTACCCGTTGCAGCGGCTCGGCACCACCGACGACGTGGCCGGCGCGGTGGCCTTCCTCTGCTCCGCCGACGCCGCCTGGATCACCGGCCAGACCATCGTCATCGACGGCGGGGTCACCCTCACCGGGGCGGTGCAGTGA
- a CDS encoding phosphotransferase family protein, whose product MGSGSPVGAVKGLDLERLRTYLDSPPLSAAMFAGGRSNLTYAVTDGTNRWVLRRPPLGHVLPTAHDMAREHRVLAALSRAGFPVPRPLLLCADTDVIGAPFYLMEHVDGTIYRDAAELAKIDLRRLTLTLVDTLADLHALAPEEIGLGDFGRPEGFNARQVRRWKQQLDASRSRELSGIEELHARLAADIPAGGPGAVVHGDFRLDNVLIGPDLAVNAVLDWEMSTLGDPLSDLALMLVYAGRPLLVRDGTPVAPLDLSGHPGLDEMAARYAARSGRDVGDLHWYVGFAAFKLAVILEGVHYRFTRGQTVGAGFDTVGAMVPELIEQGHRALEGH is encoded by the coding sequence GTGGGAAGCGGATCGCCGGTGGGCGCGGTGAAGGGCCTCGACCTGGAGCGGCTGCGGACCTACCTGGACAGTCCACCGCTGAGCGCGGCGATGTTCGCCGGCGGCCGGTCCAATCTGACGTACGCGGTCACCGACGGGACCAACCGCTGGGTGCTGCGCCGCCCGCCGCTCGGGCACGTGCTGCCCACCGCCCACGACATGGCCCGCGAGCACCGGGTCCTGGCGGCGCTGTCCCGGGCCGGTTTCCCGGTGCCCCGGCCGCTGCTGCTCTGCGCCGACACCGACGTGATCGGGGCGCCGTTCTACCTGATGGAACACGTCGACGGGACGATCTACCGGGACGCCGCGGAGCTGGCGAAGATCGATCTGCGCCGCCTGACGCTCACCCTGGTGGACACCCTGGCCGACCTGCACGCGCTGGCGCCGGAGGAGATCGGGCTGGGTGACTTCGGCCGGCCGGAGGGCTTCAACGCCCGCCAGGTGCGCCGCTGGAAACAGCAGCTGGACGCGTCGCGCAGCCGGGAGTTGTCCGGTATCGAGGAGTTGCACGCCCGGCTGGCCGCCGACATCCCGGCCGGCGGCCCGGGCGCGGTGGTGCACGGCGACTTCCGGCTGGACAACGTGCTGATCGGCCCCGACCTGGCGGTCAACGCGGTGCTGGACTGGGAGATGTCGACGCTCGGCGACCCGCTCAGCGACCTCGCCCTGATGCTGGTCTACGCCGGCCGCCCGTTGCTGGTGCGCGACGGCACGCCGGTCGCCCCGCTGGACCTGTCCGGCCACCCCGGGCTGGACGAGATGGCCGCCCGCTACGCCGCGCGCAGCGGCCGCGACGTCGGTGATCTGCACTGGTACGTGGGATTCGCCGCGTTCAAACTGGCCGTCATCCTGGAGGGCGTGCACTACCGCTTCACCAGGGGCCAGACCGTCGGCGCCGGCTTCGACACCGTGGGCGCGATGGTGCCCGAGCTGATCGAGCAGGGCCATCGAGCGCTGGAAGGACACTGA
- a CDS encoding aldehyde dehydrogenase family protein, translating to MTSEFRDKLYLGGAWVPPESSDRIEVENPYTERVIGHVPAGTAEDVNLAVSAARQAFDGWAGAPAAERGAALDRLHRALSARSGEIARTVGLELGCPLKVAQAVQAGLPLTVLRGYADLAAQPVEEETIGNSLIAREAAGVVGAITPWNYPLHQVVAKVGAALAAGCTVVLKPSELTPLVAYLLIDAADEAGLPAGVLNLVTGTGPVVGAAIASHPDVDMISFTGSTATGRAIAHAAADRIAKVSLELGGKSANVILSDADVVKAVKVGVGNAFLNSGQTCTAWTRMLVHRSHYDEAVALAAKTAAGYPTGDPFDPATRLGPLVSAGQRERVRGFLERAGARPVAGGLDAPVPPTGHFVAPTVLADVDPDSEIAQEEVFGPVLSIIPFDSDDEAVAIANNSRYGLAGAVWGGAEHALAVARRLRTGAVDVNGGPFNPLAPFGGYKQSGVGRELGRYGLEEFQQVKAIQR from the coding sequence ATGACGTCGGAATTCCGCGACAAGCTCTACCTCGGGGGCGCGTGGGTGCCGCCCGAGTCGAGCGACCGGATCGAGGTGGAGAACCCGTACACCGAGCGGGTGATCGGGCACGTGCCGGCCGGGACCGCCGAGGACGTGAACCTCGCGGTCTCCGCCGCCCGGCAGGCCTTCGACGGCTGGGCCGGCGCTCCGGCGGCCGAGCGCGGCGCCGCCCTGGACCGGCTGCACCGGGCGCTCTCCGCGCGCTCCGGCGAGATCGCCCGCACCGTCGGGCTCGAACTGGGCTGTCCGCTCAAGGTCGCCCAGGCGGTGCAGGCCGGGCTGCCGCTCACGGTGCTTCGCGGGTACGCCGACCTGGCCGCCCAGCCGGTCGAGGAGGAGACGATCGGCAACTCGCTGATCGCCCGGGAGGCGGCCGGCGTGGTCGGCGCGATCACCCCGTGGAACTACCCGCTGCACCAGGTGGTGGCCAAGGTGGGGGCGGCGCTGGCGGCCGGGTGCACGGTGGTGCTCAAGCCCAGCGAGCTCACCCCGCTGGTGGCGTACCTGCTGATCGACGCCGCCGACGAGGCGGGCCTGCCGGCCGGCGTGCTGAACCTGGTCACCGGGACCGGCCCGGTGGTGGGCGCGGCGATCGCGAGCCACCCGGACGTCGACATGATCTCGTTCACCGGGTCCACCGCGACCGGCCGGGCGATCGCGCACGCCGCCGCCGACCGCATCGCCAAGGTCTCCCTGGAGCTGGGCGGCAAGTCGGCGAACGTGATCCTCTCGGACGCCGACGTGGTGAAGGCGGTCAAGGTGGGGGTCGGCAACGCGTTCCTCAACTCCGGCCAGACCTGCACCGCGTGGACCCGGATGCTGGTGCACCGCAGCCACTACGACGAGGCGGTCGCGCTGGCCGCCAAGACCGCGGCCGGCTATCCGACGGGCGACCCGTTCGACCCGGCCACCCGGCTCGGCCCGCTGGTCTCCGCCGGCCAGCGGGAACGGGTCCGCGGCTTCCTGGAGCGCGCCGGCGCCCGCCCGGTCGCCGGCGGGCTCGACGCGCCGGTGCCGCCGACCGGCCACTTCGTCGCGCCCACCGTGCTGGCCGACGTCGACCCGGACAGCGAGATCGCCCAGGAGGAGGTCTTCGGGCCGGTGCTGTCGATCATCCCGTTCGACTCCGACGACGAGGCCGTGGCGATCGCCAACAACTCCAGGTACGGCCTGGCCGGCGCGGTCTGGGGCGGCGCCGAGCACGCCCTCGCGGTGGCCCGGCGCCTGCGCACCGGCGCGGTCGACGTGAACGGCGGCCCGTTCAACCCGTTAGCGCCGTTCGGCGGATACAAGCAGTCGGGCGTGGGCCGCGAGCTGGGCCGGTACGGTCTGGAGGAGTTCCAGCAGGTGAAGGCGATCCAGCGATGA
- a CDS encoding branched-chain amino acid ABC transporter permease → MTGSVTEVARPGTATPVPEIRGRRRIPPIVPVLIGAVVVAALSYVLPPFRNYQLATVGAYFTVTAGLTVLTGLNGQLSLGHGALMATGAYAFALAQNRWLTMPLSFLAAIAATTLAGVVIGLAAARLRGPYLAGLTLAVAVVVPSVTSTFDETFHSDMGLSVALDPPPGTIPVERWQAWLCWAGALVTVLLLAMLVRGRFGRDLRAVRDDETAARLAGVHVARTQVLAFVVSAACAGLAGALFAVLAQSVSPGAFPLTLSLFLVMAIVIGGLGRLTGALCGAVLLVALPALAQTAGERSGSQHLEGNLALVIFGVVLVVVMLAAPGGLASIRFTRQSRRNR, encoded by the coding sequence ATGACCGGCAGCGTGACCGAGGTGGCGCGGCCCGGCACGGCCACGCCCGTACCCGAGATCCGCGGACGACGGCGGATCCCGCCGATCGTGCCGGTCCTGATCGGCGCCGTGGTGGTGGCGGCACTCAGCTACGTCCTGCCGCCGTTCCGCAACTACCAGCTCGCCACGGTCGGCGCGTACTTCACGGTGACCGCCGGGCTGACCGTCCTCACCGGACTCAACGGCCAGCTCTCGCTGGGGCACGGGGCGCTGATGGCGACCGGCGCCTACGCCTTCGCGCTGGCGCAGAACAGGTGGCTGACCATGCCGCTGAGCTTCCTGGCGGCGATCGCCGCCACGACGCTGGCGGGTGTGGTGATCGGGCTGGCCGCGGCCCGGCTGCGCGGCCCCTACCTGGCCGGGCTGACCCTCGCGGTGGCGGTCGTGGTGCCGTCGGTGACCAGCACGTTCGACGAGACGTTCCACAGCGACATGGGCCTGTCGGTGGCGCTGGACCCGCCGCCCGGGACGATCCCGGTGGAGCGTTGGCAGGCCTGGCTGTGCTGGGCGGGCGCGCTGGTCACCGTGCTGCTGCTGGCGATGCTGGTGCGCGGCCGGTTCGGGCGGGACCTGCGCGCGGTGCGCGACGACGAGACGGCGGCCCGGCTGGCCGGGGTGCACGTGGCCCGTACCCAGGTGCTGGCGTTCGTGGTCAGCGCGGCCTGCGCCGGCCTGGCCGGCGCGCTGTTCGCCGTGCTGGCGCAGAGCGTCTCCCCCGGCGCGTTCCCGCTGACCCTGTCGCTGTTCCTGGTGATGGCCATCGTGATCGGCGGTCTGGGCCGGCTGACCGGCGCGCTGTGCGGGGCGGTGCTGCTGGTCGCGCTGCCCGCGCTGGCGCAGACCGCCGGGGAGCGCTCCGGTTCGCAGCATCTGGAGGGCAACCTCGCCTTGGTGATCTTCGGCGTGGTGCTCGTCGTCGTCATGCTCGCCGCTCCGGGCGGCCTCGCATCCATCAGATTCACCAGACAGTCCAGGAGGAACCGATGA
- a CDS encoding SDR family oxidoreductase, which translates to MKRVVVTGAGGGIGAALARRFAADGARVVVNDLNADAAAAVAGQIGGVAVTGDAASESDVRRLVATAEAELGGIDLFCSNAGVLTAGDENTPDESWQRDFGVNVMSHVHVTRALLPTWLDSGRPKRLLITVSAAGLLTLLGSASYSVTKHAALAYAEWLRATYAHRGLIVQALCPQGVRTDMLTGGAARGSGSAALLAEGALAPEAVADLVAESLTGNGFLILPHPEVADYYRLRATDPDRWLGGMNKLQRGIEEGAA; encoded by the coding sequence GTGAAGCGGGTCGTGGTGACCGGCGCCGGCGGCGGGATCGGCGCGGCCCTGGCCCGGCGGTTCGCCGCGGACGGCGCCCGGGTGGTGGTCAACGACCTGAACGCCGACGCGGCCGCCGCGGTGGCCGGACAGATCGGCGGCGTCGCGGTCACCGGCGACGCGGCGTCCGAGTCCGACGTACGCCGCCTGGTCGCGACCGCCGAGGCCGAACTGGGCGGGATCGACCTGTTCTGCTCGAACGCCGGCGTGCTGACCGCCGGTGACGAGAACACCCCGGACGAGAGCTGGCAGCGCGACTTCGGGGTCAACGTGATGTCGCACGTGCACGTGACCCGCGCGCTGCTGCCGACGTGGCTGGACTCGGGCCGGCCGAAGCGGCTGCTGATCACGGTCAGCGCGGCCGGGCTGCTGACGCTGCTGGGCAGCGCGTCGTACTCGGTGACCAAGCACGCGGCGCTGGCCTACGCCGAGTGGCTGCGGGCGACGTACGCCCACCGGGGTCTGATCGTGCAGGCGCTCTGCCCGCAGGGGGTCCGCACCGACATGCTGACCGGCGGCGCCGCCCGCGGCAGCGGGAGCGCGGCGCTGCTCGCCGAGGGGGCGCTGGCCCCGGAGGCGGTGGCCGACCTGGTGGCCGAGTCGCTGACGGGCAACGGGTTCCTGATCCTGCCGCACCCGGAGGTGGCCGACTACTACCGCTTGCGCGCCACCGATCCGGACCGTTGGCTGGGTGGCATGAACAAGTTGCAGCGCGGCATCGAGGAGGGCGCGGCGTGA
- a CDS encoding ABC transporter substrate-binding protein, whose amino-acid sequence MKRTTAALLAVLLLAAACDSSGGGGSSTSDVPGVTDSEVVVGTHMPLTGPAAAGYSKIAPATKAYFDFVNANGGIHGRKITYKIKDDGYNPATTQQVVRELVLQDKVFAILNGLGTPTHSGVLDFLKTNRVPDLFVASGSRSWNQPDRYPGTFGFNPDYTVEGKILGTHVRSAYPGKKVCFLGQDDDFGRDSLAGVEKILGPVAAKQTYVTSSPNVGPQMGALKAAACEVVVLATVPGFTALSLGTASKIGFKPQFVVSNVGADPATVGKALGTAAPLLEGVVSANYLPLTTDDASPWIQLFKRVNAEHNGGAEFDNNVVYGMSVAYLFVQSLQAAGRDLTRDGIVAAVRRNGFQGPGLVPLRFADKDHAGYGGERLTRVEGGKAVFFGPAYTTDDGDAAVQPHTGPVVTPPQNGIPAA is encoded by the coding sequence ATGAAACGCACCACGGCGGCTCTTCTCGCCGTCCTGCTGCTGGCAGCGGCCTGCGACAGCTCCGGCGGGGGCGGGTCCAGCACGAGCGACGTGCCGGGGGTGACCGATTCCGAGGTCGTTGTCGGCACGCACATGCCGCTGACCGGCCCGGCCGCGGCCGGCTATTCCAAGATCGCACCGGCCACCAAGGCGTACTTCGACTTCGTCAACGCGAACGGCGGGATCCACGGACGGAAGATCACCTACAAGATCAAGGACGACGGCTACAACCCGGCGACCACCCAGCAGGTGGTGCGGGAGCTGGTCCTGCAGGACAAGGTCTTCGCGATCCTGAACGGCCTGGGCACCCCGACCCACTCCGGGGTGCTGGACTTCCTGAAGACCAACCGGGTGCCGGACCTCTTCGTGGCCAGCGGCAGCCGCAGCTGGAACCAGCCGGACAGGTACCCGGGCACGTTCGGCTTCAACCCGGACTACACCGTCGAGGGCAAGATCCTGGGCACCCACGTCAGGAGCGCGTACCCCGGGAAGAAGGTCTGCTTCCTCGGCCAGGACGACGACTTCGGCCGGGACAGCCTGGCCGGGGTCGAGAAGATCCTCGGCCCGGTGGCGGCCAAGCAGACGTACGTGACCAGCAGCCCGAACGTCGGCCCGCAGATGGGCGCGCTCAAGGCGGCGGCCTGTGAGGTCGTCGTGCTGGCCACCGTGCCGGGCTTCACCGCGCTGTCGCTGGGCACCGCCTCGAAGATCGGCTTCAAGCCGCAGTTCGTGGTCAGCAACGTGGGCGCCGACCCGGCCACCGTCGGCAAGGCGCTGGGTACGGCCGCGCCGCTGCTGGAGGGCGTGGTCTCGGCGAACTACCTGCCGCTGACGACGGACGACGCCAGCCCGTGGATCCAGCTCTTCAAGAGGGTCAACGCCGAGCACAACGGCGGCGCGGAGTTCGACAACAACGTCGTCTACGGGATGTCGGTGGCCTACCTGTTCGTGCAGTCGTTGCAGGCCGCGGGCCGTGACCTGACCCGGGACGGGATCGTCGCCGCGGTGCGCCGCAACGGCTTCCAGGGGCCGGGTCTGGTGCCGCTGCGGTTCGCCGACAAGGATCATGCGGGGTACGGCGGGGAGCGGCTGACCCGGGTCGAGGGCGGCAAGGCGGTGTTCTTCGGGCCGGCATACACCACCGACGACGGTGACGCGGCGGTGCAGCCGCACACCGGCCCGGTCGTGACACCGCCGCAGAACGGCATCCCGGCGGCGTAA
- a CDS encoding branched-chain amino acid ABC transporter permease, with product MDRFVYLTFDGLSRGAVYAAFALALVLIWRAARIVNFAQGAMAVAAVYVAYSVTNATGSYWLGFAAAMVFGLLLGVAVEKAVMRFVDHSSPLNGVVVALGLVLIVQGVLGIVYGNEYRPVATPFRRDAFEIGGIAVLSRYDVFVFAAVGAVVVALTVLFTRTAIGLRMRAAAFAPDVSRLLGVSVSGMLTLGWALAAAVGSLAGMLVVPTELGLHPTAMDVVFVSAFTAAVVGGLDSPIGAVTGGLIVGLLLSYVSGYLGATVAPMAVLALLVVVLLGRPGGLFARSRARLA from the coding sequence ATGGACAGATTCGTTTACCTGACCTTCGACGGACTCAGCCGCGGCGCGGTCTACGCCGCGTTCGCACTGGCCCTGGTGCTGATCTGGCGGGCCGCCCGGATCGTCAACTTCGCCCAGGGCGCGATGGCGGTGGCCGCCGTCTACGTGGCGTACTCGGTGACGAACGCGACCGGCTCCTACTGGCTCGGGTTCGCCGCGGCGATGGTGTTCGGCCTGCTGCTCGGCGTCGCCGTCGAGAAGGCCGTGATGCGCTTCGTCGACCACTCCTCCCCGCTCAACGGCGTGGTCGTCGCACTCGGCCTGGTCCTGATCGTGCAGGGCGTGCTCGGCATCGTCTACGGCAACGAGTACCGCCCGGTGGCGACCCCGTTCCGGCGCGACGCTTTCGAGATCGGCGGCATCGCGGTGCTCAGCCGCTACGACGTCTTCGTCTTCGCGGCGGTGGGTGCGGTGGTCGTCGCGCTCACGGTGCTGTTCACCCGTACGGCGATCGGCCTGCGGATGCGTGCCGCCGCGTTCGCCCCGGACGTCTCCCGGCTGCTCGGGGTGTCGGTGAGCGGGATGCTGACGCTGGGCTGGGCGCTCGCCGCCGCGGTCGGCTCGCTCGCCGGGATGCTGGTCGTCCCGACCGAGCTGGGCCTGCATCCCACCGCGATGGACGTGGTGTTCGTGTCCGCGTTCACCGCCGCCGTGGTGGGTGGCCTGGACAGCCCGATCGGCGCGGTGACCGGTGGCCTGATCGTCGGGCTGCTCCTCTCCTACGTCAGCGGCTACCTGGGCGCGACGGTCGCCCCGATGGCGGTGCTGGCGCTGCTCGTGGTCGTGCTGCTGGGCCGGCCGGGCGGGTTGTTCGCCAGGTCCCGGGCGAGGCTGGCATGA
- a CDS encoding acyl-CoA dehydrogenase family protein, with translation MDFEFDARTEDYRKRLLAFMDEHVYPAEAEFHAGGDGWEPPAVLKELQARAKDAGLWNLFLPGEHGAGLTNLQYAPLAEITGRSPAIAPAALNCAAPDTGNMEVLAEFGTPEQRERWLKPLLDGSIRSAFAMTEPQVASSDATNIGTRIERDGDEYVINGRKFYITGAMNPNCRIFIVMGKTDPDADRHVQQSQVLVPRDTPGLTVKRGMTVFGYTDGDHGGHAELVFENVRVPVGNLIGVEGGGFAISQARLGPGRIHHCMRLIGMAERGLELMCTRALGRMPFGKPLAEQGVIQDWIAESRVRIEQARLLVLKAAWLMDTVGNRGAHTEIQAIKIVVPSAVEWILDKAIQAHGAAGVSQDTPLAALWTAARTLRLADGPDEVHKRSLARRELSRHRSRP, from the coding sequence ATGGACTTCGAGTTCGACGCGAGGACCGAGGACTACCGCAAGCGGCTGCTCGCCTTCATGGACGAGCACGTGTACCCGGCCGAGGCGGAGTTCCATGCCGGGGGCGACGGCTGGGAGCCCCCGGCCGTACTGAAAGAACTGCAGGCCCGGGCGAAGGACGCCGGCCTCTGGAACCTCTTCCTCCCGGGCGAGCACGGCGCCGGGCTGACCAACCTGCAGTACGCGCCGCTCGCCGAGATCACCGGGCGCAGCCCGGCGATCGCCCCGGCGGCGCTCAACTGTGCCGCGCCGGACACCGGCAACATGGAGGTGCTGGCCGAGTTCGGCACTCCCGAGCAGCGGGAGCGGTGGCTCAAGCCGCTGCTCGACGGCAGCATCCGCTCCGCCTTCGCGATGACCGAGCCGCAGGTGGCCTCCTCGGACGCCACCAACATCGGCACCCGGATCGAACGGGACGGCGACGAGTACGTCATCAACGGCCGCAAGTTCTACATCACCGGCGCGATGAACCCGAACTGCCGGATCTTCATCGTGATGGGCAAGACCGACCCGGACGCGGACCGGCACGTGCAGCAGAGCCAGGTGCTGGTGCCGCGCGACACCCCGGGGCTGACCGTCAAGCGGGGCATGACCGTTTTCGGCTACACCGACGGCGACCACGGCGGCCACGCCGAACTTGTCTTCGAGAACGTCCGGGTGCCGGTGGGCAATCTGATCGGCGTGGAGGGCGGCGGCTTCGCGATCTCCCAGGCGCGGCTCGGCCCGGGCCGCATCCACCACTGCATGCGGCTGATCGGCATGGCCGAGCGCGGTCTGGAGCTGATGTGCACCCGGGCGCTGGGCCGCATGCCGTTCGGCAAGCCGCTCGCCGAGCAGGGCGTGATCCAGGACTGGATCGCCGAGTCCCGGGTCCGGATCGAGCAGGCCCGGCTGCTGGTGCTCAAGGCCGCCTGGCTGATGGACACGGTCGGCAACCGGGGCGCGCACACCGAGATCCAGGCCATCAAGATCGTGGTGCCGTCCGCCGTGGAGTGGATCCTGGACAAGGCGATCCAGGCGCACGGCGCGGCCGGGGTCAGCCAGGACACGCCGCTGGCCGCGCTCTGGACGGCGGCGCGCACACTGCGGCTGGCCGACGGCCCGGACGAGGTGCACAAGCGGTCGCTGGCGCGCCGCGAGCTGAGCCGTCACCGGAGCCGTCCGTGA